In Pseudonocardia sp. C8, one genomic interval encodes:
- a CDS encoding recombination activating protein 1: protein MTQSSVAGQGEVLPCSYCGERYGPDEFARHTEPVHCGPCITCVDKPECFSCRLMYCVCEVHRYRG from the coding sequence ATGACCCAGTCCTCAGTGGCCGGGCAGGGCGAGGTCCTGCCGTGCTCGTACTGCGGGGAGCGCTACGGGCCGGACGAGTTCGCGCGGCACACCGAGCCGGTGCACTGCGGGCCTTGTATCACGTGCGTCGACAAGCCCGAGTGCTTCAGTTGCCGTCTCATGTACTGCGTCTGCGAGGTGCACCGGTACCGGGGCTGA
- a CDS encoding PQQ-dependent dehydrogenase, methanol/ethanol family produces the protein MTIEYVDAGKAFNHGNLSNLPHSAPDVTRGIDYERILQARSESHNWITYYGDYDGKRHSLLDQVNAGNAKDLKVAWIFQASATGMIASTSTYAFEACPLVVDGVMFVTGWDGWLWALDAKTGEQLWRYKHAIPIDVTLCCANVNRGCAVANGKVYMVTQNAQLVALDATTGRKIWQKTIGDVRAGESASIAPLVVKDFLITGSAGGEYGVRGHIDAWDLETGEQRWRTYTVPKPGEPGSETWPADGEAWQRGGANHWVTGTYDPELNLYYAGTGNPAPDFDGEVREGDNLYTDSVVALDVDTGEIRWHYQFTPHDLWDYDSTMEMTLFERDGKKLLAHFDKNGYMFVLDRTNGELQHVTPFVDRIDWGVITRDGKVTPRKYPDKEGEPCHFFPGPAGAKEWTHASYNPDHDLFYVPVADVGATATRRRREFKEGMPYWGAAVEVDVDNMAGSVSAFDSHGEEKWRYRMNNMPMAASTLSTAGNVVFAGTPEGEFLALHAETGEKLWSFQCGSGHHSSPSTYMVDGKQYIAVPVGWGGWLEGIVPGMSGQGHGAALIVFSL, from the coding sequence ATGACCATCGAATACGTCGACGCCGGCAAGGCGTTCAACCACGGCAATCTCTCCAACCTGCCGCACAGCGCGCCGGACGTGACGCGTGGGATCGACTACGAGCGGATCCTCCAGGCGCGCAGTGAGTCCCACAACTGGATCACGTACTACGGCGACTACGACGGCAAGCGGCACAGCCTGCTCGACCAGGTCAACGCCGGGAACGCCAAGGACCTGAAGGTCGCATGGATCTTCCAGGCGAGCGCGACCGGAATGATCGCCTCGACCTCGACATACGCGTTCGAGGCCTGCCCGCTGGTGGTCGACGGCGTCATGTTCGTGACCGGTTGGGACGGCTGGCTCTGGGCGCTCGACGCGAAGACCGGCGAGCAGCTGTGGCGGTACAAGCACGCGATCCCCATCGACGTGACACTGTGCTGCGCCAACGTGAACCGCGGCTGTGCCGTCGCCAACGGCAAGGTCTACATGGTGACCCAGAACGCGCAGCTGGTCGCGCTCGACGCCACCACCGGCCGGAAGATCTGGCAGAAGACCATCGGTGACGTGCGCGCGGGCGAGAGCGCATCGATCGCCCCGCTGGTCGTCAAGGACTTCCTCATCACCGGTTCCGCCGGTGGCGAGTACGGCGTCCGCGGCCACATCGACGCCTGGGACCTGGAGACGGGCGAGCAGCGCTGGCGCACCTACACCGTGCCGAAGCCCGGCGAGCCCGGGTCGGAGACCTGGCCCGCCGACGGTGAGGCGTGGCAGCGCGGCGGTGCGAACCACTGGGTCACCGGCACCTACGACCCGGAGCTGAACCTCTACTACGCGGGTACCGGGAACCCGGCTCCCGACTTCGACGGCGAGGTCCGCGAGGGGGACAACCTCTACACCGACAGCGTGGTCGCCCTGGACGTGGACACGGGCGAGATCCGGTGGCACTACCAGTTCACCCCGCACGACCTGTGGGACTACGACTCCACGATGGAGATGACCCTGTTCGAGCGGGACGGCAAGAAGCTGCTCGCTCACTTCGACAAGAACGGGTACATGTTCGTCCTCGACCGCACCAACGGCGAGCTGCAGCACGTCACGCCGTTCGTCGACCGGATCGACTGGGGCGTCATCACCCGCGACGGCAAGGTGACGCCGCGGAAGTACCCGGACAAGGAGGGCGAGCCCTGCCACTTCTTCCCCGGCCCCGCCGGCGCGAAGGAGTGGACCCACGCGTCGTACAACCCCGACCACGACCTGTTCTACGTCCCGGTCGCCGACGTGGGCGCCACGGCCACCCGGCGGCGTCGCGAGTTCAAGGAGGGCATGCCCTACTGGGGTGCGGCCGTCGAGGTCGACGTCGACAACATGGCCGGCTCGGTCAGCGCCTTCGACTCCCACGGTGAGGAGAAGTGGCGCTACCGGATGAACAACATGCCGATGGCCGCGTCGACCCTCAGCACCGCGGGCAACGTCGTGTTCGCCGGCACCCCGGAGGGCGAGTTCCTGGCGCTCCACGCCGAGACCGGCGAGAAGCTGTGGAGCTTCCAGTGCGGCAGCGGACACCACAGCAGCCCGAGCACCTACATGGTCGACGGCAAGCAGTACATCGCGGTACCGGTCGGCTGGGGTGGCTGGCTGGAGGGCATTGTCCCCGGCATGTCCGGCCAGGGCCACGGTGCTGCGCTGATCGTGTTCTCCCTGTGA
- a CDS encoding MSMEG_3727 family PQQ-associated protein translates to MTIAQEREDLLAELGGQNKATIGAVLGTGSIGKATERADGTMEATIRIPEDGMVWEPAILIMPHAGTIELTIINDDKNTHACLLPSNGDKQFIGLVNHSKGSATLELDGPGCYWYGSPAGNDEGRGLTAAIVVTGEVPPEAKLDRPAQPRP, encoded by the coding sequence ATGACGATCGCCCAGGAACGAGAAGACCTTCTGGCCGAACTCGGCGGACAGAACAAGGCGACCATCGGTGCCGTGCTCGGGACCGGCTCGATCGGCAAGGCGACCGAGCGCGCCGACGGGACGATGGAGGCGACCATCCGGATCCCGGAGGACGGGATGGTGTGGGAGCCGGCGATCCTGATCATGCCGCATGCCGGCACGATCGAGCTGACGATCATCAACGACGACAAGAACACCCACGCCTGCCTGCTGCCCAGCAACGGCGACAAGCAGTTCATCGGCCTGGTGAACCACTCCAAGGGCAGCGCCACGCTCGAGCTGGACGGTCCCGGCTGCTACTGGTACGGCTCGCCGGCCGGTAACGACGAGGGCCGGGGCCTGACCGCTGCCATCGTCGTGACCGGCGAGGTGCCGCCGGAGGCCAAGCTCGACCGACCCGCCCAGCCGCGGCCGTAG
- the katG gene encoding catalase/peroxidase HPI, with the protein MPEHPDTHVYRTYDQIVGSRRKQADSGRAGDWWPHRVDLTPMRRRRPADAGYADRFRSLDLDELARDVDEVLTTSQEWWPADFGHYGPLVLRMAWHSAGTYRVGDGRGGAGAGMLRFAPLNSWPDNRNLDKARRLLWPVKQKYGSRISWADLMVFAGNRALESMGFTTFGFGGGRPEVWEPDETYWGPERTWLAEERYRGLHELDEPLAASAMGLVYVDPQGPATNPDPVLAARDIRQTFRRMGLDDEETVALIAGGHTFGKTHGPADPNVTGGPEPEAAPLTAQGLGWLGGHGSGIGPDTVTSGLEGMWTRTPVRWDHTFFETLFMSGWDVELSPAGLWQWIPSDGVGEGTVPDPFDPDTRHHPVMLTTDLALREDPAFEAISRRFLEHPDQFEDAFARAWFKLTHIDMGPIERYLGPLVPAERLIWQDPVPEVDHDLVDADDVAALKRELLGSGLTVAQLVATAWASASTYRDTDKRGGANGARIRLQPQRGWEVNDPEQLGVVLPALEAIRERFNASRTGDTRISMADLIVLGGCAAVERAAAAGGHAIDVPFRAGRTDASQEWTDVESFEALRPRADGFRNYLGESCTVPSEHLLVDRASLLTLTPPEMTVLVGGLRVLGANHRGSPVGVLTSAPGSLTNDFFVNLLDPGTQWEPGRHGDSPEAIYEGRDARTGELRWTASRVDLIFGSSSELRALSEVYASDDAGGKFVRDFVAAWVKVMELDRFDLD; encoded by the coding sequence GTGCCCGAGCATCCCGACACGCACGTCTACCGTACCTACGACCAGATCGTGGGGAGCCGCCGGAAGCAGGCGGACAGCGGCCGTGCCGGCGATTGGTGGCCGCACCGGGTCGACCTGACGCCGATGCGCAGGCGGCGCCCCGCGGATGCCGGCTACGCCGACCGGTTCCGGTCACTGGATCTCGACGAGCTGGCCCGGGACGTCGACGAGGTGCTCACGACGTCGCAGGAGTGGTGGCCTGCCGATTTCGGGCACTACGGCCCGCTCGTGCTGCGCATGGCCTGGCATTCCGCCGGTACCTACCGCGTCGGTGACGGCCGAGGTGGTGCCGGTGCCGGCATGCTCCGCTTCGCCCCGCTGAACAGCTGGCCGGACAACCGCAACCTGGACAAGGCACGCCGGCTGCTGTGGCCGGTGAAACAGAAGTACGGGAGCCGGATCTCCTGGGCGGACCTGATGGTGTTCGCCGGCAACCGGGCCCTGGAGTCGATGGGCTTCACGACCTTCGGGTTCGGCGGCGGCCGCCCGGAGGTGTGGGAGCCCGACGAGACGTACTGGGGGCCGGAACGGACGTGGTTGGCCGAGGAACGCTACCGCGGCCTGCACGAGCTGGACGAGCCGCTGGCGGCCAGCGCGATGGGGCTGGTCTACGTCGATCCGCAGGGCCCGGCGACCAATCCCGACCCGGTGCTCGCCGCCCGTGACATCCGCCAGACCTTCCGACGGATGGGGCTGGACGACGAGGAGACGGTGGCGCTCATCGCGGGCGGGCACACGTTCGGCAAGACACACGGGCCGGCGGACCCGAACGTGACCGGAGGGCCCGAGCCGGAGGCCGCGCCGCTCACCGCGCAGGGCCTGGGCTGGCTCGGCGGTCACGGCAGCGGCATCGGGCCGGACACGGTCACCAGCGGGCTGGAAGGCATGTGGACACGCACGCCCGTCCGGTGGGACCACACGTTCTTCGAAACGCTCTTCATGTCCGGGTGGGACGTCGAGCTCAGCCCGGCAGGCCTGTGGCAGTGGATCCCGAGCGACGGCGTCGGTGAGGGCACCGTGCCGGACCCCTTCGACCCGGACACGAGACACCACCCGGTCATGCTCACCACGGACCTCGCACTGCGGGAGGACCCGGCCTTCGAGGCGATCTCACGGCGCTTCCTGGAGCATCCGGACCAGTTCGAGGACGCGTTCGCGCGGGCATGGTTCAAGCTGACGCACATCGACATGGGTCCGATCGAGCGGTACCTGGGTCCGCTCGTCCCGGCCGAACGGCTGATCTGGCAGGACCCGGTGCCGGAGGTCGACCACGACCTGGTCGACGCCGACGACGTCGCCGCCCTCAAACGCGAGCTCCTCGGATCCGGGCTGACGGTGGCCCAGCTGGTCGCCACGGCGTGGGCGTCTGCCTCGACGTACCGCGACACCGACAAGCGCGGCGGGGCGAACGGGGCGCGGATCCGGCTCCAGCCGCAGCGCGGTTGGGAGGTCAACGATCCCGAGCAGCTGGGCGTCGTCCTGCCCGCGCTGGAAGCGATCCGGGAGCGGTTCAACGCCTCCCGGACGGGAGACACGCGGATCTCCATGGCCGACCTGATCGTGCTCGGCGGGTGCGCCGCGGTGGAGCGCGCCGCGGCGGCCGGTGGCCACGCGATCGACGTTCCGTTCCGGGCGGGACGTACCGACGCGTCCCAGGAGTGGACCGACGTCGAGTCGTTCGAGGCGTTGCGCCCCCGGGCGGACGGCTTCCGGAACTACCTGGGCGAGAGCTGCACCGTGCCCTCGGAACATCTGCTCGTGGACCGGGCGAGCCTGCTGACACTGACCCCACCCGAGATGACGGTGCTGGTCGGCGGGCTGCGGGTGCTCGGAGCCAACCACCGAGGTTCCCCGGTGGGGGTACTGACCTCGGCACCCGGGTCGTTGACGAACGACTTCTTCGTCAACCTCCTGGACCCGGGAACGCAGTGGGAACCGGGCCGGCACGGGGACTCCCCCGAGGCGATCTACGAGGGCCGCGATGCGCGCACCGGTGAGCTGAGGTGGACCGCGAGCCGCGTCGACCTCATCTTCGGCTCGAGCTCCGAGCTACGGGCGCTCTCGGAGGTCTACGCGAGTGACGACGCGGGCGGCAAGTTCGTCCGGGACTTCGTCGCGGCCTGGGTGAAGGTCATGGAACTCGACCGGTTCGATCTGGACTGA
- a CDS encoding amylo-alpha-1,6-glucosidase → MSPPDVAAQLWPGDRVVRVERTSRHSPARPLAALRSLGRLTPQGERTPLNRSGPVVAAGAMTRESGDPPEHLRLFEALFGRDALTCARILHPWYPGLTRRTVLALAALQGVRDDVASEEEPGRIPHEVREPGDPVAARITAGNGWAWPYYGSVDATCSWIVLAATLARSDVALPDAPVVRRDGRTVTLHRCVRDAVDWLLHRIRTSPSGLVESVPRFAGSIENQVWKDSRDAYVHADGTLARVGTVASVEVQALAHDALVAASDLLGPGARLLRTARTLRDRVLTDFWVDGGDCGFFALGLDRDPSGRERRIAVRSSNMGHLLDSGILDGPDAAVARRRDLLVAELGRPDLLCAAGVRTLASSARGFRPDGYHTGSSWPWDTYVVASGLRRHGARAMADDLCRRIMAGYRATGHFPEFFSGDDEPVPHVGDLVVDVTDEQGHPHRICQPPQEVQAWTAATVLAVKRWTAPATPAATTPGRRRGPR, encoded by the coding sequence ATGAGCCCGCCCGACGTCGCCGCCCAGCTGTGGCCCGGTGACAGGGTGGTCCGTGTGGAGCGGACGTCGCGCCACTCCCCGGCCCGCCCCCTCGCCGCTCTCCGGTCGCTCGGACGGCTCACCCCGCAGGGCGAGCGGACACCCCTGAACCGCTCCGGCCCGGTCGTCGCGGCCGGCGCGATGACGCGCGAGAGCGGCGACCCACCGGAGCACCTGCGACTGTTCGAGGCGCTGTTCGGCCGGGACGCGCTGACCTGCGCACGCATCCTCCATCCCTGGTATCCCGGCCTGACCCGGCGCACCGTGCTCGCGCTCGCCGCCCTGCAGGGCGTCCGCGACGACGTCGCGTCCGAGGAGGAGCCCGGCCGCATCCCGCACGAGGTCCGCGAGCCCGGCGACCCGGTCGCGGCCCGCATCACGGCCGGGAACGGGTGGGCGTGGCCGTACTACGGCTCGGTCGACGCCACCTGCTCGTGGATCGTGCTCGCCGCCACGCTCGCCCGGTCCGACGTCGCCCTCCCGGACGCGCCGGTGGTCCGCCGGGACGGCCGGACCGTCACCCTCCACCGGTGCGTCCGGGACGCGGTCGACTGGCTCCTGCACCGCATCCGGACGAGCCCGTCCGGGCTGGTGGAGAGCGTGCCCCGGTTCGCCGGGTCGATCGAGAACCAGGTCTGGAAGGACTCGCGGGACGCCTACGTCCACGCCGACGGCACCCTCGCCCGGGTCGGCACCGTCGCGAGCGTCGAGGTCCAGGCGCTCGCGCACGACGCGCTCGTCGCCGCGAGCGACCTCCTCGGGCCCGGCGCGCGCCTGCTCCGGACCGCGCGGACGCTGCGGGACCGGGTGCTCACCGACTTCTGGGTCGACGGCGGCGACTGCGGGTTCTTCGCGCTCGGCCTCGACCGGGACCCCTCCGGCCGGGAACGCCGGATCGCGGTCCGCTCCTCGAACATGGGGCACCTGCTCGACAGCGGGATCCTGGACGGGCCGGACGCCGCGGTCGCTCGCCGGCGCGATCTCCTCGTCGCCGAACTCGGGCGGCCCGACCTGCTCTGCGCGGCCGGTGTCCGCACGCTCGCGTCCAGCGCCCGGGGCTTCCGGCCGGACGGCTACCACACCGGCAGCAGCTGGCCGTGGGACACCTACGTCGTCGCCTCCGGGCTGCGGCGGCACGGCGCCCGGGCGATGGCCGACGACCTCTGCCGGCGGATCATGGCGGGCTACCGGGCGACCGGTCACTTCCCGGAGTTCTTCTCCGGGGACGACGAGCCGGTACCGCACGTCGGCGATCTCGTGGTCGACGTGACCGACGAGCAGGGCCACCCCCACCGGATCTGCCAGCCACCCCAGGAGGTCCAGGCCTGGACCGCCGCGACGGTCCTGGCCGTCAAGCGGTGGACCGCTCCGGCCACACCGGCAGCTACGACCCCGGGGCGACGTCGCGGACCGCGCTGA
- a CDS encoding PPOX class F420-dependent oxidoreductase: MTEPTPPVLQRFVTEKVVLLHTRKRDGSWVGTPVNIAVGGDRAYFRTPGMASKVKRLRNFPEVRFAPCTWFGRPTGPPVQAVTRRLDGAESAHAARLIGRKHPVLQGVVVPLIHRLLRTETLHYELSAVRDVAPGS, from the coding sequence ATGACGGAGCCGACGCCGCCGGTGCTGCAGCGGTTCGTGACGGAGAAGGTCGTGCTCCTGCACACGCGCAAGCGGGACGGGAGCTGGGTCGGCACACCGGTGAACATCGCCGTCGGCGGGGACCGAGCCTACTTCCGGACCCCCGGCATGGCGTCGAAGGTCAAGCGGCTCCGCAACTTCCCGGAGGTCCGGTTCGCCCCGTGCACCTGGTTCGGACGGCCGACCGGGCCACCCGTGCAGGCGGTCACCCGGCGCCTGGACGGAGCGGAGTCGGCGCACGCCGCACGGCTCATCGGCCGGAAGCATCCGGTGCTGCAGGGTGTCGTCGTGCCCCTCATCCACCGGCTCCTGCGTACCGAGACGCTGCACTACGAGCTCAGCGCGGTCCGCGACGTCGCCCCGGGGTCGTAG
- a CDS encoding MFS transporter, with amino-acid sequence MSDAPPSSPSAVVRRVGAGFITLYVLAYMGLWLALMAPVMVTLPLKINELVGAAEAPGALGLVTGIGALLALFGNPFFGRLSDRTTSRFGMRRPWMVAGLVGGTVGLVTIAIAPAIWLVAIGWAVTQLSLNALLAAVVAIIADQIPEKQRGAVSGVLGICLPIALVIGTYVVQLVAPLGQLAMFLFPLLITAVLVIAFMVVLRDRRLAPEDRPAWSFREFLSSFYINPRKAPDFAWAWVSRFLFVLGQAFLLTYQAYYLLNKIGVSETQLPDSVFIATVVSSFFWIVFSLAGGKLSDATGRRKAFVLGSALVYGAGLLVVALSSEMTVFLVAMAITGAGIGIYFAVDLALVADVLPNPNDAAKDLGVFNIASALPQSIAPAIAPTILFLGGGNYSMLFVVAGVATIIGALAILKVKGVR; translated from the coding sequence ATGTCCGACGCGCCCCCTTCCTCACCCTCTGCCGTCGTCCGGCGCGTCGGTGCGGGCTTCATCACCCTGTACGTGCTCGCGTACATGGGGCTCTGGCTCGCGCTCATGGCGCCGGTGATGGTGACCTTGCCTCTGAAGATCAATGAGCTCGTCGGAGCAGCCGAGGCACCGGGGGCGCTCGGCCTGGTCACCGGCATCGGCGCGCTGCTCGCCCTTTTCGGAAATCCCTTCTTCGGGCGCCTCAGTGACCGCACCACGTCACGGTTCGGCATGCGACGGCCGTGGATGGTCGCGGGGCTGGTCGGCGGCACCGTCGGCCTCGTCACCATTGCGATCGCACCGGCCATCTGGCTGGTGGCCATCGGCTGGGCGGTCACCCAGCTCTCCCTCAACGCACTGCTCGCCGCCGTGGTCGCGATCATCGCCGATCAGATTCCCGAGAAGCAGCGCGGCGCCGTCTCCGGTGTCCTCGGCATCTGCCTGCCGATCGCGCTCGTGATCGGCACCTACGTCGTGCAGCTCGTGGCCCCGCTCGGCCAGCTCGCGATGTTCCTGTTCCCCCTCTTGATCACAGCCGTCCTGGTGATCGCCTTCATGGTCGTCCTCCGGGACCGCCGGCTCGCGCCCGAGGACCGCCCCGCGTGGTCGTTCCGCGAGTTCCTCTCGAGCTTCTACATCAACCCCCGGAAGGCACCTGACTTCGCCTGGGCATGGGTGAGCCGCTTCCTCTTCGTGCTGGGGCAGGCGTTCCTGCTCACCTACCAGGCGTACTACCTGCTCAACAAGATCGGCGTCTCGGAAACCCAGCTACCGGACAGCGTCTTCATCGCCACCGTGGTCTCGTCGTTCTTCTGGATCGTCTTCAGCCTCGCCGGCGGGAAGCTCTCCGATGCAACCGGCCGCAGGAAGGCCTTCGTGCTCGGCTCGGCGCTGGTGTACGGCGCCGGCCTGCTGGTCGTCGCGCTCTCGTCGGAGATGACGGTCTTCCTGGTCGCCATGGCGATCACCGGTGCCGGCATCGGCATCTACTTCGCCGTGGACCTCGCCCTCGTCGCCGACGTCCTGCCGAACCCCAACGACGCGGCGAAGGACCTCGGGGTGTTCAACATCGCCAGCGCCCTGCCCCAGTCCATCGCGCCGGCCATCGCGCCGACCATCCTCTTCCTGGGCGGCGGAAACTACTCGATGCTGTTCGTCGTCGCCGGCGTGGCGACCATCATCGGCGCCCTCGCCATCCTCAAGGTCAAGGGCGTCCGCTGA
- a CDS encoding glycoside hydrolase family 3 protein, with the protein MSDASYPYQDPTLGPAQRAEDLLSRLPLEVKAGLMFQPLAGIGDFDAPGPIGYPSTRTLLERRINHFNTLQALSVREMAEWANAVQEEARKLPFGIPVTISSDPRHGFGNNPGTGLSAGPFSQWPEQLGFGALDDPDLVARFADTVRREYRAVGIALALHPQIDLATEPRWSRAGGTYGESVEITRRLAVAYVRGLQGDQLGPTSVAAMGKHFPGGGPQLDGEDPHFEYGQEQVYPGGLWDMHLQPFKDVLAAGLSQIMPYYGVPIDTEYEEVGFSFNKQIVTGLLREQLGFDGIVCSDWGILSATPWGVQHLSFEERMARAIEAGIDQLGGEARPEYLIKLVQDGKISEDRIDRSARRLLKEKFALGLFDNPFVDVAEAERTVGTAAVRAEGLAAQAAAHTLLRNDEGPAQLPLRKGIRVYVDGMDPVALAGRANVVASPEEADVAIVRLAAPFEQRGVPGELESFFHAGSLEFPVDDVEHIEKISRAAPTVVDVYLDRGTILTPILPHADSVLVDFGASDEAFARVLFGEAEPRGRLPMELPSSTEAVAASRPDVPSDTADPAFEFGVGLRYANWVPQPHPTDEEKAATTLVRPNGNRYRLHRTGVGQLLKDPDAKAILTEDLPQLFSHPMLNVSLGMAFPTAVAMVGGDLDDDARERLFSRLTAL; encoded by the coding sequence GTGAGCGATGCGAGCTACCCGTATCAAGATCCGACACTCGGCCCCGCCCAGCGCGCAGAGGACCTGCTGAGCAGATTGCCGCTCGAGGTCAAGGCCGGTCTCATGTTCCAGCCGCTCGCCGGGATCGGTGACTTCGACGCTCCCGGGCCGATCGGCTATCCGTCCACCCGTACCCTGCTCGAACGGCGTATCAACCATTTCAATACGCTCCAGGCTCTCAGCGTTCGCGAGATGGCAGAGTGGGCGAACGCGGTCCAGGAAGAAGCGCGGAAGCTGCCCTTCGGGATCCCGGTCACGATCTCGAGCGATCCGCGACACGGCTTCGGCAACAACCCCGGCACCGGGCTGTCGGCCGGCCCCTTCTCGCAGTGGCCGGAGCAGCTCGGATTCGGCGCGCTCGACGATCCGGACCTCGTTGCGCGCTTCGCCGACACCGTCCGCCGGGAGTACCGCGCTGTCGGCATCGCCCTGGCGTTGCACCCTCAGATCGACCTGGCGACCGAGCCGCGCTGGTCGCGTGCCGGCGGCACCTACGGTGAGAGCGTCGAGATTACCCGTCGCCTCGCCGTGGCCTACGTGCGAGGGCTGCAGGGGGATCAGCTGGGACCGACCTCGGTCGCGGCCATGGGCAAGCACTTCCCGGGCGGTGGACCACAGCTCGACGGCGAGGACCCGCATTTCGAGTACGGCCAGGAGCAGGTCTACCCGGGCGGCCTCTGGGACATGCACCTCCAGCCCTTCAAGGACGTCCTCGCCGCAGGGCTCTCACAGATCATGCCCTACTACGGGGTGCCGATCGACACCGAGTACGAGGAAGTCGGCTTCAGCTTCAACAAGCAGATCGTCACGGGATTGCTGCGTGAACAGCTCGGGTTCGACGGCATCGTCTGCAGCGACTGGGGAATTCTCAGCGCCACTCCCTGGGGAGTTCAGCACCTCAGCTTCGAGGAACGCATGGCCCGGGCGATCGAAGCCGGAATCGACCAGCTGGGCGGTGAGGCGCGGCCGGAGTACCTGATCAAGCTCGTTCAGGACGGGAAAATCAGCGAAGACCGCATCGACCGGTCGGCTCGCCGCCTGTTGAAGGAGAAGTTCGCGCTCGGCCTCTTCGACAACCCCTTCGTCGACGTCGCCGAGGCGGAGCGGACCGTCGGCACGGCCGCCGTACGAGCGGAAGGTCTCGCGGCACAAGCTGCTGCGCACACCCTGCTCCGGAACGACGAGGGCCCGGCGCAGCTACCTCTCCGGAAGGGGATCCGTGTCTACGTCGACGGGATGGACCCCGTTGCGCTCGCGGGGCGGGCGAACGTCGTGGCCTCCCCCGAGGAAGCCGACGTCGCCATCGTGCGCCTCGCAGCGCCGTTCGAGCAGCGCGGAGTTCCGGGCGAGCTCGAGTCCTTCTTCCACGCCGGCTCGCTCGAGTTCCCCGTGGACGACGTCGAGCACATCGAGAAGATCAGCAGAGCCGCTCCCACCGTCGTCGACGTCTACCTCGACCGCGGCACGATCCTCACCCCGATCCTCCCGCACGCCGACTCGGTCCTGGTCGACTTCGGGGCGAGCGACGAGGCGTTCGCGCGCGTGCTCTTCGGTGAAGCCGAACCCCGCGGACGGCTGCCGATGGAGCTGCCGTCCTCGACGGAGGCCGTCGCTGCGAGCCGCCCCGACGTCCCGTCCGACACCGCAGACCCTGCCTTCGAGTTCGGGGTCGGGCTCCGCTACGCGAACTGGGTCCCGCAGCCTCATCCGACGGACGAGGAGAAGGCGGCGACGACGCTCGTCCGTCCGAACGGCAACCGGTACCGGCTCCACCGGACGGGCGTCGGGCAGCTCCTCAAGGATCCCGACGCGAAGGCGATCCTGACCGAGGATCTTCCACAACTGTTCAGCCACCCCATGCTGAACGTCTCCCTCGGAATGGCTTTCCCCACCGCGGTCGCCATGGTCGGCGGTGACCTGGACGACGACGCGCGGGAACGGCTCTTCTCGCGTCTGACGGCGCTGTAG
- a CDS encoding TetR/AcrR family transcriptional regulator translates to MAASTETGGRARPDGYANGRARRRAIVRAAAEHFAVSGFIGATMRDIAQAVGISRAGLARHFATKEALLQAVLEERDASDRCHFVRYAGISGGVGVLRGMIDLAQQNERRPGVIDLFARVSTEAVDPAHPAHEYFRRRYETIRSGTARVLRAASDAGYLRPSLDPDDEAVLLTAVMDGVQVQWMLDRHLPMHDLVRTAIEKLLTPEGLRALRGVESAPLRAAAGGP, encoded by the coding sequence GTGGCAGCATCGACGGAGACCGGTGGTCGCGCGCGCCCGGACGGCTACGCGAACGGCCGTGCCCGCAGGCGAGCCATCGTGCGGGCGGCCGCGGAGCACTTCGCCGTGAGCGGCTTCATCGGTGCCACGATGAGGGACATCGCCCAGGCCGTCGGCATCTCACGCGCTGGGCTGGCCCGTCACTTCGCGACGAAGGAGGCGCTGCTGCAGGCCGTGCTGGAGGAGCGGGATGCCAGCGATCGGTGCCACTTCGTCCGTTACGCCGGCATCTCCGGCGGCGTCGGAGTCCTCCGTGGAATGATCGACCTGGCGCAACAGAACGAGCGCCGTCCCGGGGTGATCGACCTGTTCGCCCGCGTCTCGACCGAAGCGGTCGACCCGGCACACCCTGCTCACGAGTACTTCCGCAGGCGGTACGAGACCATAAGGTCGGGAACCGCCCGCGTTCTCCGGGCCGCGTCGGACGCGGGCTATCTTCGTCCCTCGCTGGATCCGGACGACGAGGCGGTCCTCCTCACTGCGGTGATGGATGGTGTGCAGGTGCAGTGGATGCTCGACCGGCACCTCCCGATGCACGATCTCGTCCGCACGGCGATCGAGAAGCTCCTCACGCCGGAGGGGCTCCGAGCGCTCCGCGGTGTCGAGTCAGCGCCCCTCCGGGCTGCTGCCGGCGGACCGTGA